CTCGAAGAGTCAGAGCAGCCaatgttggttttttttttttttcagtaaAGTTTGGAAAACACAACTGAATAGGGAAGGTGCTAGTTCATTCAAAGTGGGGGCTGAGCACAAACCTATTTAGGagtgaaaaatggaaaaatccTTCAAAACAACAGGTAGCTGCATAAGTTAAAAGTGCAGCGGAGGGATTTACCATTTTATATATTGTAGTTCTTAATGTGTAGTAGGTTGTATTAAATTCACAAGTAAGAAATTTCCCAAATGAAAggggaaaaaaagagagagaaaaaacaaggagaaaaaagaaagaaaaagaaaaaaaagagaaaaaggcaAAATAATAACTTCCAAGCTCAAGCTGTGTGTCTTGCCTGTGGAGGCCTTCGGGGAATTGTAAACATTTGGTCTCTACAGATTACTGTGTAAAAGAAATTTAACCCCCCACCAGAAcccttacaaaaaaaaaaaaaagaaaaaaaaaaagaaaaattcatatgaatttttttgttgttgtgcTCATTTATCTACTTCTCTCCTTATCGATTACTTATAAGTTTCAGCCAACACAATGGCTATCAGATGCTGTTTATACAAAGAATATAGTTAGATGTATGTTGAATTATAATTGTTATGTGAACAAAATTGAGGAATTTAGATAATATCATTCAAACATGAAATCCAATGGCCAGGTTCTTTTTATTTCAAGGTGACAAATTTTAGAATTTGTAGTGCATAATTAGAAGATTTTATGATATTATGCACAATTGTTTTAGCTGAAAAGGAAGTAACTTTTATATTATGCACACATGGGATATTATGCATATTGCTTCAcatctaaaacaataaaaagaaaaggaagagagaaaaaacaaaacaaatgacTTTCAGTgctaaaatgaaaatgaagatgaaaatCTAATTGTTTAAGATAGGGAAATTATTGGGCAACCAGAAATAGATGAAAAAAACCGTTGGCCGGAGTCATGTACATACTCTTGGGAACAGCGCCGCCGCCGACTTTCCTTCTGTCCGCGCCGAACTCCAGACCGTTAATTTTGCCGTTCACAAACACTAGACCTCTCCACCTCAGAAATTCCGTTTCTAGGATAtccctttcattttcttttcgaAAAGGAAGCAACGTGCCACCGGAAACCGGCTGCCCTGTTCCGCCGGAACAGCTGCCGATTAACGAATATCAGACTCTCTCCACCTCTTTCCCCTTCTCATGGGCCGCTGGAGACATCGTTGAGTACTGTTCTCGATTGGTCGCCACCGGCGCTTCCTTCGCTCTCTTCATCGGGCTTCCGGTTGCTTGGTTCGGCACCGTGGGAGTCGAATCGGATCCGTTGAAACGATTTCTTTGCGCTGTTTCGAGTGGGATTTTGTTCGTCACGATTGCTGTTGTTAGGATGTATCTCGGTTGGGCTTACGTCGGTAACCGTCTCCTCAGTGCGACTGTCGAATGTAAACCCTAACTTCTGTGTTCTTACTAACCCTAAAATCGTAGTTCTTcgttcaaaaaaataaaataaatcatcgttCTGAAAATTTCCTTTATACAGACGAAGAGACCGGATGGTACGACGGACAGGTACTCTCAgacacttcttcttcttcttcttcttcttctcatagGATCAAGGTTCCATTTCATCCCTGAAATTAAAAGGTTATGTTTGCAGATTTGGGTAAAAACCGCCCAAGTTTTAGCCCGCGATCGCCTCCTCGGTTCCTACACTGTAAGTAACCAATCCCGATTTCGATTTCCGCTCCATAAATCCAAGTTTCAGTTGCGATATAGAAACCTTATAGCGTTTAAAATAGGTGAAGCCGGTGCTCAATAGGCTGAAGTACACCCTGGTTAGCCTTGCGGCATCTCTGTTTGTGTCCATTGTTGTGCTCATCAACATTGATGGAGGAGAATTGCTAGGGCCTTTCTTCACCGGAAAATCTGCAGCGAATGAGGACGGCGGTAGAGTAGTTCCCGGTATTTATAGCGATGAATCCGCTAGATCTTTCGAACCTGATGCGTTCTGTGGACCTGGGGAACTTGATCTTCTTCATTGATCTTCATTCTAATTCCCCAATTGTTTGATTAATGTTTTCTTAATATATCTTTTAAACCATAGTTTCATACGCAATTACACATTGGTTATTGTAGATAATTGATGATTATTGTAGTGATTGGAGATAATTGATGGGTATTGTAGTGATTTTCGAAGGTGGTCTTCTGCAAGGATTGGTTGCCAAAGTGATCGTCAAATGTGGTTGTTAGAGTTCATCGTTATAGTGTCCTGCTAGAGTAGTTATTTGTGAATCACCCATGAAGGTTGTTGAGTGAGTTAGTCACTAATGGGTGCAGTTGACTTGAGTTGTAAAAAGTGGTAGGTGTGGTAAAACAGAGTTTTGAAAACTATAGTACAGATGTGTCAATATGTTATTATAGTTCACCCAACCCATTCTAAATTGGGGGCAAGTGTCCCATTCAGATTCTAAATAAGTGGTCGCATAATTCTAACACACATGATTAAAAATGTGAAACAAGGGTTGAGAGGAAGGAAGCGGTTAATATTAAGTTTGAAGCCTTGACGTTTTGAAAAAAACAAGATTTCTAACTAGATGACACGAGGAAGGGGTGGTTTGGCATTCTAGCTAGGCGACATGAAGAAGAATTAGTTACGTGTTCAAGTGAGGCGATCCTATGAAGAGTTTAAGAGTCCTTGAGCTAGGTGAAGCTGAGATCCACTAATCTGAGTTTGTCAGTTGGGTTATATAGGTTAAGCATGGTTAGAGAAAGAGCGTTGTCTTAGGAGCTGGTAAAGAGTTAAAAGTTCTGGAGCTTaagttttagttttattatGATCATGTTTGGAGGAAGGATTATAAAAGTT
This region of Cucumis melo cultivar AY chromosome 7, USDA_Cmelo_AY_1.0, whole genome shotgun sequence genomic DNA includes:
- the LOC103493654 gene encoding uncharacterized protein ycf36, with protein sequence MYILLGTAPPPTFLLSAPNSRPLILPFTNTRPLHLRNSVSRISLSFSFRKGSNVPPETGCPVPPEQLPINEYQTLSTSFPFSWAAGDIVEYCSRLVATGASFALFIGLPVAWFGTVGVESDPLKRFLCAVSSGILFVTIAVVRMYLGWAYVGNRLLSATVEYEETGWYDGQIWVKTAQVLARDRLLGSYTVKPVLNRLKYTLVSLAASLFVSIVVLINIDGGELLGPFFTGKSAANEDGGRVVPGIYSDESARSFEPDAFCGPGELDLLH